From the genome of Phlebotomus papatasi isolate M1 chromosome 2, Ppap_2.1, whole genome shotgun sequence:
ACATTATCAGGGCTTTTAAAATGTCTTCGACAcaccttttttcctcataactttaacactttttaggtgcaaaaatatataaacattttttaatgttaattttacacctttctaagggtaaaattaacatgaaaaagggtaactttaacccctaatacacctaaaaagcataatatttacaccgatttcggatcaataatacagggtaaaataaacatttctggaatgttattttaactttttcggatttctctcagtcagtgcagTGATGAATGaagataattaaattaaaccGAGGGATTATTCTTTAATTTCGCGACCGAGGCACCAACGTGTATTCTAGAACTCGCGGGAGAATTGTAATTACTCTTTGGAGGGCAAACTCCAGCACAATCCCAAACGCACTCTGACGATCATCGAGGGACTGAAAAGAATAGACATGCGCATAGCCCTCCTCAAGACATTACACCTAAAGTAACGACTTCTATCACAGCGAGCATAGATACAAGGGTTACTGTGACTATAATACTATACTCTATTTAGAGTAATTTTTAAATGGGAAGCTGAATATTTCTTCCATAATCACCTTTGATCGGAAGAAAAACGCCATCTTGGATTATGCAAGATCATAAGTGAACCACTCTGGAGGGCCTATTTCTCATCTGATTTGAccaaatttggatttatttaagAGGTATTAAAATTCCAAATCCGACTGCGTAGGAGGTCCCAATCGGTGGAAAATCGGTAAATTATCGATAACAGTTACGGTGTTTGGTGTTCTGACTCATCTAAAATGCAAAAGACTTtcgatcttcgatgacccctcctatAATAACACTATCTCGAGAGTAATCTTAGTCTTTTCTCACCCTTCCTCCTCAATCGCTCTTAATCATAGTGATAGTGATTAATCTGATAGTGATATCAGATCAATCCCCCCACGCCCTCTCCCCTTTCGTGACTTGGAACAcccccaaaattttgttttctcaataattcagtccctatggcatcgattaCAATAAACTTAAATCCGCTCCTGACtcgagtttaaaaatttaatcttaattctgattttttaaacgatttttcttcgctgttatttgagaaatcaaactattggactattgcataaagtaaacaatacagatttgacaactgagaatctacgaagtgaagttagcgtcgcctattgaaaagagatggcgacacgtggtaaaatcattcaaatatattaccacttttcgccatgcctcatttttatattaatataatataaaaatgaaatattaattaactaaatacaaattttatctattttacaagtgtaattaaatattcaatacgcaaattatttatccaaaaagatacattttgcttgaagaaaatttaacgacacttagtatattgggtacgaaatattggattcgatgcacttgcttaaaatattactctaaaaaatgctcaaaatcgtaaattcaaaacgaataattactatttttcgactttatacgtagcagcagtaaaaatacaagtaactttgcggctcatttatttcataaatcgcgaaaaatagcgatttcattATAAGTGGCGAAAAAAGGGGCACtgacgagaagtggtgattcttCCCTAATAAGACCAAATATGGCTTCGAAGAATCGCGTTAAACCAATTTTATCTGTGTCTTCCGCCAAAAATAGTTTGTTTTACGCAATTCTTTATCTCCAAGATTCAATTCGTAATCGAATTTACGCATTGCGAGTTGCAAATACTCCAAGATAGCCCGTAAAGGACCTTAGCTACCATAGGTTTGTATAGGTCTTATCACTGGTCATATAATCGATTATAATAAATCTATCTAACagtgaatgaatttttaatattatattatttagaaaattttgatttaagataGTCCCAGGCaagaacattttaaaaatgGTTTTAGTAAGTATGTTCGCACTAGtattattttatagtataattttaataatatttttttttcaaaatgaataagtCGGAAAATCTTATTTTCTTTAGTTCTTTTGATAATTctgaagttttaaaataatttaggtaaactgttatactaaatgAACGAACTCTTCTAAAATTAAATGGTTTCTTAAGATTTGGCGAGATGATTTATACATAGCCCGAACTCATAGATTCTTCTAATATAAGGTATTTTAGTATCTTTATTCACTTCCTTCATttcctattgttttttttttagtatagtTTCATATATATCTGTTCTCCTTTCCTCAAATGTCCGTCTCTTTGTCCTAGAATTATCACAAACGGTTAAGTCTGAAAGAAAATTTACCAATCAGAATCAATCGTTTCTTTTATAAATCACGATATTACCAATTGGCACTACAATAGCTTCCTCTCCAGCGCGAGCGCAACTTATAACGATTCCATTGGGATCAACTACGGCAGAATGACCCCAAGTCACGTACTCAGATTTTACATCACGCGCTGGTGAAATCATTGCCACGAAACTTTGCGTGTCCACGGCTCGTGCTCGTTGGCAGACCTCGGCAAAAAGTGAGCCTGTGCTGATTGGCCATGCTGCCGGGATTAGGAGCAAATTGCATCCGAGATTCCGGTAGATTCGCCACATTTCTTCAAAGTGAACATCGTAGCAGATTCCAATGCCCACTTTCGCTCTCCCAATTGCCACTGTAGTCAGATTACTTCCTCCAGTGAAGATTCCAGATTCTTTGACAGATGAGCAATCTCTCGAATCTCCATCTCCCATATGCAGTTTTCTATAGGTTCCCAAGAGGTTTCCTTCCGGAGACCAAAATGTGCAGGTATTATAAAGAATAGTTTGATCATCTGGATCAAGTTCGGGAATGGATCCTCCACAAATGAAGATTTTTAGCTCTTTGGAGAGATTAGAGAGACAAATACTTGTTTCACCATTTGGGATGGTTTCAGCATTCATCCTGAAATACTCAGTGACGTAGAGAGTATTGAAAAATTCCGGAAGACAAACAAGAAGTGGACGAGATTCAATTTTTTGTGCCACTTGGCAAATCATCTCGGAGGCTTTAGCGAGATTTGCCTGTTTTTCCCGCACAATGGGCATTTGAATAAGAGCCAGGTGCAATATTTCTATAAATTCATCACACTAATCAACATTCAGGAATTAATTATATCATTTCAACAATTTTAGAATACCTACCGCATTTAATATCGCACATTTTTACATCGAAATATACTCGACAATGATTCAAAAATGACTGAAGACTTTAATGCCTTTATCAAACAACTTATATTATGATTTATTGAAGTTGTTGTGAAAAGCAATTTCGAAATGTTATCGGATTTTTGTAGTAAGGCCTGGGGCATACTGACCGTCTAATTTTAACTGCTACTATTAGAATACGACACAGGGAGTTTAGGACAGGTAATTTAAGACAAAGCGATTTTTCTGCTCTTATCGATTTCTAAACTTATGTACTTATAAATAATCTTAAGTGTTATAAAAATTCGACAAAACCATTTGTGGTTAATATTTCATCTTGATCAATAATAAAtgtcaaatttataaaaaaaattactttaaattacATTCAAGATCTCATAATGGTTCGTAATGGCtcctgcacaccttttagatcggacaaatttcataaagtcgaaattcacattcctttctcccttaaaagttttgcataagtctatcttattcttttaCACTCATGTTCTTCCTTttaacatcacaccaaattaaatttaactcaATCTAATTTGGAGTAGGAAAAAATGGGATAGAGTTATGCAAGTCTTTCGAGAAAGACAGGGACCCGAATTTTgccttcatgaaattttaccgatctaaaaggtgtgccggaggtaacactttttaattttccctTTGTCAACAATATTTAACCATT
Proteins encoded in this window:
- the LOC129803532 gene encoding omega-amidase NIT2-like, with product MPIVREKQANLAKASEMICQVAQKIESRPLLVCLPEFFNTLYVTEYFRMNAETIPNGETSICLSNLSKELKIFICGGSIPELDPDDQTILYNTCTFWSPEGNLLGTYRKLHMGDGDSRDCSSVKESGIFTGGSNLTTVAIGRAKVGIGICYDVHFEEMWRIYRNLGCNLLLIPAAWPISTGSLFAEVCQRARAVDTQSFVAMISPARDVKSEYVTWGHSAVVDPNGIVISCARAGEEAIVVPIDLTVCDNSRTKRRTFEERRTDIYETILKKKQ